A stretch of the Erinaceus europaeus chromosome 23, mEriEur2.1, whole genome shotgun sequence genome encodes the following:
- the LOC103122233 gene encoding olfactory receptor 7A10-like — MSLFFFSCSFLCHMEQCNDSKILEFYLLGLSEDPEQQPLLFGLFLSMYLVIVLGNLLLILAVSSDSHLHTPMYFFLSNLSLVDMCFTSTTIPKMLYNIWTQSKAITYAGCLTQMCFYLLFGALDNFLLAVMAYDRYVAICHPLHYMIIMNPQLCGWLVLGCWTVSIGNSVFNGLLVLQLSFSPDLKIPHFSCELNQMNQLACSDTFLNNVLMFLITAVLGGGPCAGILYSYSKIVSSIQRIASMEGKYKAFSTCASHLSVVLLFYSSVLGVYLSSSSTHSSLSSPIASVMYTVVTPMLNPFIYSLRNKDIKRALRRFFGLTVK; from the coding sequence ATgtcattatttttcttctcttgtaGCTTCCTCTGCCATATGGAGCAATGCAATGACTCAAAAATTTTAGAATTTTATCTCCTGGGATTATCAGAGGACCCGGAACAGCAGCCCCTCCTCTTTGGGCTCTTTCTCTCCATGTACCTGGTCATTGTGTTGGGGAACCTTCTCCTCATCCTGGCCGTCAGCTCAGACTCCCAcctccacacccccatgtacttcttcctctccAACCTGTCCTTGGTGGACATGTGCTTCACCTCTACCACCATCCCTAAGATGCTGTACAACATCTGGACACAGAGCAAAGCCATCACCTACGCAGGCTGCCTCACCCAGATGTGTTTCTACTTGCTTTTTGGAGCACTGGACAACTTCCTCCTGGCCGTGATGGcgtatgaccgctatgtggccatctgtcacCCCCTGCACTACATGATCATCATGAACCCCCAGCTCTGTGGatggctggttctggggtgctgGACTGTGAGTATAGGGAATTCTGTGTTCAACGGCTTGTTGGTGTTACAATTGTCCTTCTCTCCAGACCTGAAAATCCCCCACTTTTCCTGTGAACTCAATCAGATGAACCAACTTGCCTGTTCTGACACCTTTCTTAACAACGTGTTGATGTTTTTGATAACagcagtgctgggtggtggcccttGTGCTGGGATCCTTTACTCTTACTCCAAGATTGTTTCTTCGATACAGAGAATTGCTTCCATGGAAGGGAAGTACAAGGCATTTTCAACGTGTGCGTCTCACCTCTCTGTTGTTCTCTTGTTTTATTCTTCAGTCCTAGGAGTCTACCTGAGCTCTTCTAGTACCCACAGCTCACTCTCAAGTCCAATAGCCTCAGTGATGTACACAGTGGTCACCCCCATGCTGAACCCCTTCATCTACAGCCTCAGGAACAAAGACATCAAGAGGGCTCTGAGACGATTCTTTGGTCTGACAGTCAAATAA
- the LOC103122232 gene encoding olfactory receptor 7A17-like, with protein MEAKNNTHISEFLFLGLSEDPGMQPLLFGLFLSMYLLTVWGNLLLILAVSSDSHLHTPMYFFLSNLSLVDICLTSTIIPKMLHNIWTQNKAITYVGCITQMYFFIIFAGLDDCILTVMAYDRYVAICHPLHYTVIMNSRLCGLLLLVSWIISNLNSLSESLMVLRLSFCTDSEIPHFFCELNQILQLACSDTFLNNLVMYLSAGLFGGGPFAGILYSYSKIVSSIGRISSSQGKYKAFSTCASHLSVVFLFYCTSIGVYLSSAFNTNSQPSPIPSVMYAVVTPMLNPFIYSLRNKDIKGALRRLFAKEIIK; from the coding sequence ATGGAAGCAAAGAATAACACACACATTTCAGAATTCCTTTTCCTGGGACTGTCAGAAGACCCTGGGATGCAGCCCCTTCTCTTTGGGCTCTTCCTCTCCATGTACCTGCTTACTGTGTGGGGGAACTTGCTCCTCATCCTGGCCGTCAGCTCAGATTCCCAcctccacacccccatgtacttcttcctctccAACCTGTCCTTGGTGGACATCTGCCTCACCTCCACCATCATCCCCAAGATGCTGCACAACATCTGGACACAGAACAAAGCCATCACCTATGTGGGCTGCATCACACAGATGTACTTTTTTATCATCTTTGCAGGATTAGATGACTGTATTCTGACGgtgatggcctatgaccgctatgtggccatctgtcacCCCCTACACTACACGGTCATCATGAACTCTCGGCTCTGTGGGCTATTGCTTCTGGTGTCCTGGATCATAAGTAATCTGAATTCACTGTCAGAGAGCTTAATGGTGTTGCGACTGTCCTTTTGTACAGACTCAGAAATTCCTCACTTTTTCTGCGAGCTTAATCAAATACTACAACTTGCCTGTTCAGACACCTTCCTTAATAACTTGGTGATGTATTTATCAGCTGGACTGTTTGGTGGTGGTCCTTTTGCTGGGATCCTTTACTCTTATTCCAAGATTGTATCATCTATTGGTAGAATCTCCTCATCTCAGGGGAAGTACAAAGCATTTTCCACCTGTGCCTCTCACCTCTCtgtagtctttttattttattgcacaaGCATAGGTGTGTATCTTAGTTCTGCTTTTAATACAAACTCCCAACCAAGTCCCATACCCTCTGTAATGTATGCTGTAGTCACTCCCATGCTGAACCCCTTCATCTACAGCCTCAGAAACAAAGACATAAAGGGGGCTCTGAGAAGACTCTTTGCAAAGGAAATTATAAAATGA